The following proteins come from a genomic window of Neofelis nebulosa isolate mNeoNeb1 chromosome 5, mNeoNeb1.pri, whole genome shotgun sequence:
- the AP2M1 gene encoding AP-2 complex subunit mu: MIGGLFIYNHKGEVLISRVYRDDIGRNAVDAFRVNVIHARQQVRSPVTNIARTSFFHVKRSNIWLAAVTKQNVNAAMVFEFLYKMCDVMAAYFGKISEENIKNNFVLIYELLDEILDFGYPQNSETGALKTFITQQGIKSQTKEEQSQITSQVTGQIGWRREGIKYRRNELFLDVLESVNLLMSPQGQVLSAHVSGRVVMKSYLSGMPECKFGMNDKIVIEKQGKGTADETSKSGKQSIAIDDCTFHQCVRLSKFDSERSISFIPPDGEFELMRYRTTKDIILPFRVIPLVREVGRTKLEVKVVIKSNFKPSLLAQKIEVRIPTPLNTSGVQVICMKGKAKYKASENAIVWKIKRMAGMKESQISAEIELLPTNDKKKWARPPISMNFEVPFAPSGLKVRYLKVFEPKLNYSDHDVIKWVRYIGRSGIYETRC; this comes from the exons GAGGAACGCAGTGGATGCCTTTCGGGTCAATGTTATCCACGCCCGGCAGCAGGTGCGCAGCCCTGTCACCAACATCGCTCGCACCAGTTTCTTCCATGTTAAGCGGTCCAACATCTGGTTGGCAGCTGTCACCAAGCAGAATGTCAATGCTGCCATGGTCTTCGAATTCCTCTATAAGATGTGTGACGTAATGGCTGCCTACTTTGGCAAGATCAGCGAGGAGAACATCAAGAACAATTTTGTGCTCATATATGAGCTACTGGATG AGATCCTGGACTTTGGCTATCCACAGAATTCAGAGACAGGAGCACTGAAAACCTTCATCACTCAGCAGGGTATCAAGAGCCAG ACAAAAGAAGAGCAGTCCCAGATCACCAGCCAGGTGACCGGGCAGATTGGCTGGCGGCGGGAGGGCATCAAGTATCGCCGGAATGAGCTCTTCTTGGATGTGCTAGAGAGTGTGAACCTTCTCATGTCCCCACAGG GGCAGGTGCTGAGTGCCCATGTGTCAGGCCGGGTGGTGATGAAGAGCTACCTGAGTGGCATGCCCGAGTGCAAGTTTGGGATGAATGACAAGATTGTCATTGAGAAACAGGGCAAAGGCACAGCTGATGAAACAAGTAAAAG TGGGAAGCAATCAATTGCCATCGATGACTGTACCTTCCACCAGTGTGTGCGACTCAGCAAGTTTGACTCTGAACGCAGCATTAGCTTCATCCCACCAGATGGAGAGTTTGAGCTCATGAG GTATCGCACCACCAAGGACATCATCCTTCCTTTCCGGGTGATCCCGCTAGTGCGGGAAGTGGGACGCACCAAGCTGGAGGTCAAGGTGGTTATCAAGTCCAATTTCAAGCCCTCATTACTGGCTCAGAAGATTGAG GTGAGGATCCCAACCCCACTGAACACAAGCGGGGTACAGGTGATCTGCATGAAGGGGAAGGCCAAATACAAGGCCAGCGAGAACGCCATCGTGTGGAA GATCAAGCGTATGGCAGGCATGAAGGAATCACAGATCAGCGCAGAGATTGAGCTTCTGCCCACCAATGACAAGAAGAAATGGGCTCGACCTCCCATTTCCATGAACTTTGAG GTGCCATTCGCCCCCTCTGGTCTCAAGGTGCGTTACTTGAAGGTGTTTGAACCGAAGCTGAACTACAGCGACCATGATGTCATCAAATGGGTGCGCTACATTGGCCGCAGTGGCATTTATGAGACCCGCTGCTAG